One part of the Gemmatimonadetes bacterium SCN 70-22 genome encodes these proteins:
- a CDS encoding D-alanyl-D-alanine dipeptidase, whose protein sequence is MDQLRSEALAARPPVEEGDFRPSDLVELTTLDSTIRLDVRYATDRNFLSVPVYTQARAFLQRPAAEALVRAHRKLKSLGYGLLIHDGYRPWYVTKMFWDGTPEDKHTFVADPAQGSRHNRGCAVDLTMYDLRTGEPVVTTGGYDEMSDRSYPDYPGGTSRQRALREILRSAMEGEGFTVYEAEWWHFDYQDWRRYRIGNQRFEEFAGGR, encoded by the coding sequence GTGGACCAGTTGCGCTCGGAGGCGCTGGCCGCGCGTCCGCCCGTCGAGGAGGGCGACTTCCGGCCGAGTGACCTGGTCGAGCTCACCACGCTCGATTCCACCATCCGGCTGGACGTGCGCTACGCGACCGACCGCAACTTCCTCAGTGTCCCGGTCTACACCCAGGCGCGCGCCTTCCTGCAGCGCCCGGCCGCCGAGGCCCTCGTGCGCGCGCACCGGAAGCTGAAGTCGTTAGGCTACGGCCTGCTGATCCACGACGGCTACCGTCCCTGGTACGTGACGAAGATGTTCTGGGACGGGACGCCGGAAGACAAGCACACCTTCGTCGCCGACCCCGCCCAGGGCTCGCGCCACAACCGCGGCTGCGCGGTCGACCTCACGATGTACGACCTGCGCACCGGCGAGCCGGTGGTGACCACGGGCGGGTATGACGAGATGTCGGACCGCTCGTATCCCGACTATCCCGGGGGGACGTCGCGGCAGCGGGCGTTGCGGGAGATCCTGCGCTCGGCGATGGAGGGGGAGGGGTTCACCGTGTACGAGGCCGAGTGGTGGCACTTCGACTACCAGGACTGGCGGCGCTATCGCATCGGGAACCAGCGCTTCGAGGAGTTCGCCGGGG